In a genomic window of Streptomyces pristinaespiralis:
- the secD gene encoding protein translocase subunit SecD, with the protein MAAPNRGRRPAGAQGKPGRALALILIAMVALTGGMFWAGQLTPRLGIDLAGGTTITLEAKNQPGQENAVNETNMNTAVGIIERRVNGLGVSEAEVQTQGNSHIIVNIPKGTNSEQAREQVGTTAQLFFRPVLTVAAGGPAAPEPSPSASTSGAPKDDKDKETATPPSGTPSPSATTQGRAVTEGLKAPAASPSPSASTSGSPKASESPAPGESPAPTPSADPATAALEKQFTALDCTDDKARGKLGDNVKPTEPSVACGKNSAGQWEKYILGPAEVNGKDVDDAKGQLDQQRGMWIVTMDFTEAGAKKFQKITSRLSQQQPPMNQFAIVLDGEVVSAPQVNQTLSASAEITGSFDQESAQNLGNILSYGALPLSFEEDSVTTVTAALGGEQLKAGLIAGAIGLALVVIYLVVYYRGLSLIALLSLGVSAILTYTIMTLLGPAIGFALNLPAVCGAIVAIGITADSFIVYFERIRDEIREGRTLRPAVERAWPRARRTVLVSDFVSFLAAAVLFVVTVGKVQGFAFTLGLTTLLDVVVVFFFTKPVMTLLARRKFFASGHPWSGLDPKRLGAKPPLRRSRRTTAPTTDPKEA; encoded by the coding sequence GTGGCAGCACCGAACAGGGGCCGAAGGCCCGCGGGGGCTCAGGGCAAGCCGGGGCGTGCCCTGGCTCTGATCCTGATCGCCATGGTCGCGCTCACGGGCGGGATGTTCTGGGCCGGTCAGCTCACGCCGCGTCTGGGCATCGATCTGGCGGGCGGTACGACCATCACGCTCGAGGCCAAGAACCAGCCTGGCCAGGAGAACGCGGTCAACGAGACCAACATGAACACCGCGGTCGGCATCATCGAGCGCCGTGTCAACGGGCTCGGCGTCTCCGAGGCCGAGGTTCAGACCCAGGGCAACAGTCACATCATTGTGAACATCCCCAAGGGCACGAACTCGGAGCAGGCCCGCGAGCAGGTCGGTACCACCGCCCAGCTGTTCTTCCGGCCCGTTCTGACGGTGGCCGCCGGCGGCCCGGCCGCCCCGGAGCCCTCGCCGAGCGCCTCGACCAGCGGTGCGCCCAAGGACGACAAGGACAAGGAGACGGCCACCCCGCCGTCCGGCACGCCGTCGCCCAGTGCCACCACCCAGGGCCGCGCGGTCACCGAGGGCCTCAAGGCCCCGGCCGCCAGCCCCAGCCCGTCGGCCTCGACGTCCGGCTCGCCCAAGGCGTCCGAGAGCCCCGCGCCCGGCGAGAGCCCCGCGCCGACGCCGTCGGCCGACCCGGCCACCGCGGCGCTGGAGAAGCAGTTCACCGCCCTGGACTGCACCGACGACAAGGCCCGCGGCAAGCTCGGCGACAACGTCAAGCCGACCGAGCCGAGCGTCGCCTGCGGCAAGAACAGCGCCGGCCAGTGGGAGAAGTACATCCTCGGCCCCGCCGAGGTGAACGGTAAGGACGTCGACGACGCCAAGGGCCAGCTGGACCAGCAGCGCGGCATGTGGATCGTCACGATGGACTTCACCGAGGCCGGTGCCAAGAAGTTCCAGAAGATCACCAGCCGGCTGTCGCAGCAGCAGCCCCCGATGAACCAGTTCGCCATCGTCCTCGACGGTGAAGTGGTCTCGGCCCCGCAGGTCAACCAGACCCTGAGCGCCAGCGCCGAGATCACCGGCAGCTTCGACCAGGAGTCCGCCCAGAACCTGGGCAACATCCTGTCCTACGGCGCGCTGCCGCTGTCCTTCGAGGAGGACAGCGTCACCACCGTCACCGCCGCCCTCGGTGGCGAACAGCTCAAGGCCGGTCTGATCGCCGGTGCGATCGGCCTCGCCCTGGTCGTCATCTACCTGGTCGTCTACTACCGCGGCCTGTCGCTGATCGCTCTGCTGAGCCTCGGCGTCTCCGCGATCCTCACGTACACGATCATGACGCTGCTCGGCCCGGCCATCGGCTTCGCGCTGAACCTGCCGGCGGTCTGCGGCGCCATCGTCGCCATCGGTATCACCGCCGACTCGTTCATCGTCTACTTCGAACGCATCCGGGACGAGATCAGGGAAGGACGCACCCTGCGTCCCGCCGTCGAGCGCGCCTGGCCGCGCGCCCGTCGCACCGTCCTGGTCTCCGACTTCGTGTCGTTCCTCGCCGCCGCGGTGCTGTTCGTCGTCACCGTCGGAAAGGTCCAGGGCTTCGCGTTCACGCTGGGTCTGACCACCCTGCTCGACGTGGTCGTGGTCTTCTTCTTCACCAAGCCGGTGATGACGCTCCTGGCCCGCCGGAAGTTCTTCGCCAGCGGCCACCCGTGGTCCGGACTCGACCCGAAGCGGCTCGGCGCCAAGCCGCCGCTGCGCCGCTCGCGCCGCACCACCGCCCCGACGACCGACCCGAAGGAGGCCTGA
- the secF gene encoding protein translocase subunit SecF yields MSRLGNLGARLYQGEVGYDFVGKRKVWYGVSILITITAIVALAVQGLNMGIEFKGGAVFTTPKSEVGVTRATEVAEEISDHIPIVQELGTGGLRIQISGVDTAEADRVQAELAKALNIEADKINADLVGPSWGEQIANKAWTGLGVFMLLVVVYLAIAFEWRMAVAALVALIHDITITVGIYSLVGFEVTVGTVIGLLTILGYSLYDTVVVFDSLKEGQKDITKQTRFTYSEIANRSINSTLVRSINTTVVALLPVAGLLFIGGGFLGAGMLNDISLSLFVGLAAGAYSSIFIATPLVADLKERDPQMKALKKRVLAKRAAAEARGEAGEDQQDEASDAAVPDGAAAAGAVVGPRGRGRGRPSGRR; encoded by the coding sequence ATGTCGCGACTCGGCAATCTCGGCGCCAGGCTCTACCAGGGCGAGGTCGGTTACGACTTCGTCGGCAAGCGCAAGGTCTGGTACGGCGTCTCCATCCTGATCACGATCACCGCGATCGTCGCCCTCGCCGTCCAGGGCCTCAACATGGGCATCGAGTTCAAGGGCGGAGCGGTCTTCACGACCCCGAAGTCGGAGGTGGGCGTCACCCGGGCCACCGAGGTGGCCGAGGAGATCTCCGACCACATCCCGATCGTCCAGGAGCTGGGCACCGGCGGTCTGCGCATCCAGATCAGCGGCGTGGACACGGCCGAGGCCGACCGCGTCCAGGCGGAGCTCGCCAAGGCCCTGAACATCGAGGCCGACAAGATCAACGCCGACCTCGTGGGCCCCAGCTGGGGTGAGCAGATCGCCAACAAGGCCTGGACCGGCCTCGGCGTCTTCATGCTCCTGGTGGTGGTCTACCTGGCCATCGCCTTCGAGTGGCGGATGGCCGTGGCGGCCCTGGTCGCGCTGATCCACGACATCACCATCACGGTCGGCATCTACTCGCTCGTCGGGTTCGAGGTCACCGTCGGTACGGTCATCGGTCTGCTGACCATCCTCGGTTACTCGCTGTACGACACGGTGGTCGTCTTCGACAGCCTCAAGGAAGGCCAGAAGGACATCACCAAGCAGACCCGCTTCACCTACAGCGAGATCGCCAACCGCAGCATCAACAGCACCCTGGTGCGTTCCATCAACACCACGGTCGTCGCGCTGCTGCCGGTCGCCGGCCTGCTGTTCATCGGCGGCGGCTTCCTCGGCGCCGGCATGCTCAACGACATCTCGCTGTCGCTGTTCGTCGGCCTCGCGGCCGGTGCCTACTCCTCGATCTTCATCGCCACTCCGCTCGTCGCCGACCTCAAGGAACGCGACCCGCAGATGAAGGCCCTGAAGAAGCGGGTGCTCGCCAAGCGCGCGGCCGCCGAGGCCAGGGGCGAGGCCGGGGAGGACCAGCAGGACGAGGCGTCGGACGCCGCGGTGCCCGACGGCGCAGCGGCCGCCGGTGCGGTCGTCGGACCCCGCGGCCGTGGCCGCGGCCGCCCCTCGGGCAGGCGTTGA